The region TGGCCCATGTGCAGGTATAAGCTCTTAGTGACCGACCCGTTGCGAAAGGTAAGTATTCCCGTCTCCCGATTGGCCAGCGCCGATAGAAGTCGCTCGGGAACGCTGGCGTCTTGGATCATCCCCCGAGTCACGGTGTGACCCCCAGGCTCGCCTCGGAGATGCTCATGTGACAGCTGCCTTTTCCCCGGCCATGACCCGCGTCAATGCCTCTGGGACAGGAGGAGAGGAGCAGGCGAGGCCCGGGGAGAACGCCGCAGTATGCGGTGCGCAGACGCTCCTCCACCTTCCCTCCATTCAGGCCGCCTGGAACCCGGCGTCGATCCATGCGGTCTTTCAGCCTTCCCTTTGAAAGATCTGGATCACCCGCGCAACCAGCGCCTCGACCTCACCGGAGCCCTTCGGAACCAAGTCGTCAGCGCCATGGATGGTACGAGCCTCCTCCTGGTTTTCGATGGGGAGCCCCGTGTAGAGCACGATAGGGATGCCCACCCACTCCATCGTGGCTTTGATCACGTTGATGACGTCCCGCCCCGACATCGGGTCTGGAAGCCCGAGCTCGAGCACGATGACGTCGGGTCTCTCCGCAGTGATCGCCGCGATGGCGGCCCTGCCGTCTGCCACCGCTCGTACGGGCACGTTTGCGGACTCAAATGCCGCGGCCGCTTCGCGACGAGCCTCATCGTCATCGTCGACGAGAAGCACCGCCTTGCGTCGACGGCGGGTGCGCACCGGCTGGAGGCTGGCAGAGGCCCCAGGCCCTCCTTCAGCAGGCATGCTCGAGAGATCACTTCTCCCCGACGCGAGTCCCGACGACTGCGGTGGCGCAAAGCGTGAGCTCACCATCGCAAAGACCTCGCGTAGGATCAAAAGGCTTTCTTCTTGTCCCCTTGCGAGCGCCCGCAGCTCGACTAATAGCCCCTCCGAGTCCCAGACCGGACTCAACGCCGGGCTCGGGGCCGGGGATTGAGCCGCCGGAGCTGGGGAAGAGCCCATTGCCATGGGGCTCGGACCGCCGATGGGTGTCTCCGTGGTCGCGGGGGCCCTGAGGCGAGCGCCGCACTGCGGGCAATTGAGGAAGCGCTCTTCGTCTGGGGTTGCAGTGATGATGCCCTTGCAACGTGGGCATTTCGCCGTCATCTCTCCCACCTCTATCTCCGGTTCTCCGCTTGTGGCGGCACCAATTCGCTAGCAACTTCTCTACAGGGTCAGTGCGACCGGGCCCGGCCGTCGGGAGAGGGAAGACCGATGGCGATGCGACCAGGGCCGCTCAGGTAGACGCTCGCCTCCGAGAATATGACCCGCACGGCCTTGGCTTCGCTGAAGGAACTTGCCTGCAACATCAAACTGGCGCTGCCGGCGGTCGTCAGTCCAGAAGAGCCGGCAGAGAATGCGGTGGGAGTGCGGCTCCCGTAGCCGACCAAAGCCGACACAGGCTGCCAGCGCCCTCTGGGCATGAAACCCCTCCTGAGCCCCGATTGGCCGCCGAGCCTTTTCGGCTCGGCGGCCTCACGGGGGTTGATGCTTCGGCTAGCGCGATGAGGTGCCGGCAAGCGCGCTGTCAATCGTCCCGCCTTCAGTGCTGGAACTTGACCTGGTTCGCTTTCACCTGGGCTGCGGTCAGCGAGCAGGACGTCAGGGTACCGCTCACGTGCACCTTGGCCCCCGCCACGAGCAGCGTCGCATCGCATGTGCCCTTGATGCCCGCGCAGTCAAAGCTCGCGCTCGTGGCGTCGACGCTCACGAGCCCGCTCGACCGGTTGCCATTGACTGACATCTTGAACGTCTTGCCCGAGGCCGAGTTCACGGAGCCCTCGAGCTCGATCGACGAGCCCACCGTGCCGCCGTCGATCAGGCAGGTCTTGGTCCCGTCGTTGGTCCCGTTGTTGTTCTCGTTGTCGGTCTCGTCGGTGCCGTTGATCTCGACCTTGACCATGATGACGACGGTGGTCGTGATCTGAACCACGAGGTTGATCTCCGCCTGGGTCGGTACGCTTGTGATCGTGACCGTGCCGAGGGTCACGCCGTTGCTGGTGAAGACGAGGGTGAAGGTGCCCGCCGGGAGTCCATTCAGCTCGAAGCTGCCGTTCCCGGAGATCGTCGTCGAGATGGTGGTCCCCTGCACGGTCACGGTGATGCCGCTACCCGTAGACATCGCTTTGAACGCGCCGGAGGAGGAGGCGCTCGCCGAGCTCTGGCCCATGGCCAGGCCGTGCAGGTTCACGCCCGCGCTCGTGCCTGAGGGCGAGGTCGGGCTGCTGCCGCAGGCGGAAAGAGTAAGGGCCAGAACGGCAACTACAGCCGGGAGAAGAACTTGAGAACGCTTCATGCCTGCCTCCCAATTTGGGTAACGGTCAGAACTCTCGCTCATGGCGGCATTTACGTCCGACCGGGGCCTTTATTTCGCCCGCTTGTCTCGTTTCCCCGACATGTGTGATCGGCGTCACCAGCGCCTGGGTCAGTAGACGCTCGCTTCCGAGCCCGGCGGGCCTTCAAGGAAGCCCGCCTGGTGCCCAAGGGCCGTCACGGCTTGGATAATCGGAGCCGGACCAATCGAGGAGCAGCTCGGACGTCCGCACGGGAAAGCGACTCCGGGACCCTTCCGGCGCGAAGCTCGGACCCAGTCCTGCGAGCGCGTCGGTCTCGGCAGTAAGGCTCGACAGGTTTGGCTGACTTGGCTGGGCACGCACTAGGCTGGGCGGATGTGGTCCCCACTGGTCTATGCTAGGTGACGGACAATGCACACTCCGAGGCGCTTTGCGCGCGCCCTTCTCTGCGGCGTGGTGTTGGTGCCGGCAACGGCGCTCGCCCAAAAGCCGCCCAAGCCGCCCCCCCATTCCAAGCGCCCGCCCCTTCCTCCTGGCGCCAAGGGGCATGGTCAAGGAACTGCTGGACGGACCGAGCTGCCCGTGCCCGCAGTGGGGGGTGGCACCGGAAGCCCGACCAGCGCCGTCATCCTCGCCGCGTGGCTCGACGACGCCGAAACGCTCGCGCCGGGCGCGGCCACGATCGGCTTGTCGATCGGCCGCGC is a window of Vicinamibacteria bacterium DNA encoding:
- a CDS encoding response regulator, whose product is MILREVFAMVSSRFAPPQSSGLASGRSDLSSMPAEGGPGASASLQPVRTRRRRKAVLLVDDDDEARREAAAAFESANVPVRAVADGRAAIAAITAERPDVIVLELGLPDPMSGRDVINVIKATMEWVGIPIVLYTGLPIENQEEARTIHGADDLVPKGSGEVEALVARVIQIFQREG